From a single Mus caroli chromosome X, CAROLI_EIJ_v1.1, whole genome shotgun sequence genomic region:
- the Ap1s2 gene encoding AP-1 complex subunit sigma-2 isoform X3 — protein sequence MQFMLLFSRQGKLRLQKWYVPLSDKEKKKITRELVQTVLARKPKMCSFLEWRDLKIVYKRYASLYFCCAIEDQDNELITLEIIHRYVELLDKYFGSVCELDIIFNFEKAYFILDEFLLGGEVQETSKKNVLKAIEQADLLQEEAETPRSVLEEIGLT from the exons ATGCAGTTTATGTTGCTTTTTAGTCGCCAGGGAAAGCTTCGACTGCAGAAATGGTATGTCCCACTGtcagacaaagaaaagaagaagatcACAAGAGAACTTGTTCAAACCGTTTTAGCACGGAAACCCAAGATGTGCAGCTTCCTTGAGTGGAGAGATCTGAAGATTGTTTATaaaag ATATGCCAGTCTATATTTTTGCTGTGCTATTGAGGATCAGGACAATGAACTGATTACCCTGGAAATAATCCATCGTTACGTGGAATTACTTGACAAGTATTTTGGCAGT GTATGTGAACTTGATATCATCTTTAATTTTGAGAAGGCCTATTTTATTTTGGATGAATTTCTCTTGGGAGGAGAAGTTCAGGAAACATCCAAGAAAAATGTCCTTAAAGCAATTGAGCAGGCCGATCTCCTGCAGGAG
- the Ap1s2 gene encoding AP-1 complex subunit sigma-2 isoform X2 — MQFMLLFSRQGKLRLQKWYVPLSDKEKKKITRELVQTVLARKPKMCSFLEWRDLKIVYKRYASLYFCCAIEDQDNELITLEIIHRYVELLDKYFGSVCELDIIFNFEKAYFILDEFLLGGEVQETSKKNVLKAIEQADLLQEKTETMYHSKSLIGYKKAY; from the exons ATGCAGTTTATGTTGCTTTTTAGTCGCCAGGGAAAGCTTCGACTGCAGAAATGGTATGTCCCACTGtcagacaaagaaaagaagaagatcACAAGAGAACTTGTTCAAACCGTTTTAGCACGGAAACCCAAGATGTGCAGCTTCCTTGAGTGGAGAGATCTGAAGATTGTTTATaaaag ATATGCCAGTCTATATTTTTGCTGTGCTATTGAGGATCAGGACAATGAACTGATTACCCTGGAAATAATCCATCGTTACGTGGAATTACTTGACAAGTATTTTGGCAGT GTATGTGAACTTGATATCATCTTTAATTTTGAGAAGGCCTATTTTATTTTGGATGAATTTCTCTTGGGAGGAGAAGTTCAGGAAACATCCAAGAAAAATGTCCTTAAAGCAATTGAGCAGGCCGATCTCCTGCAGGAG AAAACAGAGACTATGTATCACAGCAAGAGTCTCATTGGGTATAAGAAAGCGTACTAG